The following are encoded together in the Callithrix jacchus isolate 240 chromosome 19, calJac240_pri, whole genome shotgun sequence genome:
- the IBA57 gene encoding iron-sulfur cluster assembly factor IBA57, mitochondrial isoform X2 → MFPSPAVHVSVRARSWRVVPEFHAFRNVLSLTRASAASSRWHPALTALSPAPLVMGWAAVQGCCSASGQPPPQRMMRLRKLPRRGSCVAGLLVVFRLREHLEEMSGFLLECDSSVQGALQKHLALYRIRRKVTVEQHPDLRVWAVLPRSPEAFGAAPLQERAGTDAILIRDPRTPSMGWRLLTQNEGPALVPGGRLGDLWDYHQHRYLQGVPEGVRDLPPGVALPLESNLAFMNGVSFTKGCYIGQELTARTHHMGIIRKRLFPVRLLDPLPTSGISPGAEVLTESGQTVGKYRAGQGNVGLALLRSEKIKGPLHIRASKGAQVALAASVPDWWPTVSK, encoded by the exons ATGTTCCCGTCACCTGCAGTGCACGTGTCCGTGAGGGCTCGCTCCTGGCGTG TGGTTCCAGAGTTTCATGCATTCCGGAATGTCCTGTCGTTGACTCGAGCCTCTGCAGCCTCTTCACGTTGGCATCCTGCACTTACTG CCCTGTCCCCAGCGCCCCTTGTGATGGGGTGGGCTGCAGTCCAGGGGTGCTGCTCAGCGTCTGGACAGCCCCCACCACAGAGAATGATGAGGCTGAGAAAGCTCCCACGCCGGGGCTCTTGTGTGGCGGGTCTCCTGGTGGTCTTCAG GCTCCGGGAGCACTTGGAGGAGatgtctggcttccttctggaGTGTGACAGCTCCGTGCAGGGCGCGCTGCAGAAGCACCTGGCGCTGTACAGGATCCGACGGAAGGTCACGGTGGAGCAGCACCCGGATCTGCGAGTGTGGGCGGTGTTACCCCGTTCCCCTGAGGCCTTCGGGGCTGCACCACTGCAGGAGAGGGCAGGGACTGATGCCATCCTCATCCGCGACCCGCGAACACCAAGCATGGGGTGGCGGCTCCTCACCCAGAATGAAGGCCCAGCCCTGGTTCCCGGGGGCCGGCTCGGGGACCTGTGGGATTATCACCAGCACCGGTACCTGCAAG GCGTTCCTGAGGGGGTCCGAGACTTGCCTCCAGGGGTGGCTCTGCCTCTGGAGTCCAACCTGGCCTTCATGAACGGCGTGAGTTTCACCAAAGGCTGCTATATCGGCCAGGAGCTGACGGCCCGCACCCACCACATGGGCATCATCCGCAAGCGCCTCTTCCCTGTTCGGCTCTTGGACCCCCTTCCCACCAGTGGTATCAGCCCCGGTGCAGAGGTGCTAACTGAGTCAGGACAGACTGTGGGCAAATACAGGGCTGGCCAGGGCAACGTGGGGCTGGCCCTGCTGCGCTCAGAGAAGATCAAGGGTCCTCTGCACATCAGAGCCTCCAAGGGCGCTCAGGTGGCCTTAGCTGCATCTGTGCCAGACTGGTGGCCCACGGTCTCCAAGTAG
- the IBA57 gene encoding iron-sulfur cluster assembly factor IBA57, mitochondrial isoform X3 — MFPSPAVHVSVRARSWRVVPEFHAFRNVLSLTRASAASSRWHPALTGSGSTWRRCLASFWSVTAPCRARCRSTWRCTGSDGRSRWSSTRICECGRCYPVPLRPSGLHHCRRGQGLMPSSSATREHQAWGGGSSPRMKAQPWFPGAGSGTCGIITSTGVPEGVRDLPPGVALPLESNLAFMNGVSFTKGCYIGQELTARTHHMGIIRKRLFPVRLLDPLPTSGISPGAEVLTESGQTVGKYRAGQGNVGLALLRSEKIKGPLHIRASKGAQVALAASVPDWWPTVSK, encoded by the exons ATGTTCCCGTCACCTGCAGTGCACGTGTCCGTGAGGGCTCGCTCCTGGCGTG TGGTTCCAGAGTTTCATGCATTCCGGAATGTCCTGTCGTTGACTCGAGCCTCTGCAGCCTCTTCACGTTGGCATCCTGCACTTACTG GCTCCGGGAGCACTTGGAGGAGatgtctggcttccttctggaGTGTGACAGCTCCGTGCAGGGCGCGCTGCAGAAGCACCTGGCGCTGTACAGGATCCGACGGAAGGTCACGGTGGAGCAGCACCCGGATCTGCGAGTGTGGGCGGTGTTACCCCGTTCCCCTGAGGCCTTCGGGGCTGCACCACTGCAGGAGAGGGCAGGGACTGATGCCATCCTCATCCGCGACCCGCGAACACCAAGCATGGGGTGGCGGCTCCTCACCCAGAATGAAGGCCCAGCCCTGGTTCCCGGGGGCCGGCTCGGGGACCTGTGGGATTATCACCAGCACCG GCGTTCCTGAGGGGGTCCGAGACTTGCCTCCAGGGGTGGCTCTGCCTCTGGAGTCCAACCTGGCCTTCATGAACGGCGTGAGTTTCACCAAAGGCTGCTATATCGGCCAGGAGCTGACGGCCCGCACCCACCACATGGGCATCATCCGCAAGCGCCTCTTCCCTGTTCGGCTCTTGGACCCCCTTCCCACCAGTGGTATCAGCCCCGGTGCAGAGGTGCTAACTGAGTCAGGACAGACTGTGGGCAAATACAGGGCTGGCCAGGGCAACGTGGGGCTGGCCCTGCTGCGCTCAGAGAAGATCAAGGGTCCTCTGCACATCAGAGCCTCCAAGGGCGCTCAGGTGGCCTTAGCTGCATCTGTGCCAGACTGGTGGCCCACGGTCTCCAAGTAG